CAGCCTTCGGGCTTTGCCTGCCCTTTCTAATAAGAAATTCCGGCTCGGCCCGGGAAAGCGCTGGCAACAACTGAAAGGAAGGGGTCCATGTAGCTGCTGTGTCCGCCCCCTTCTTAGTCAATGGGGCACAGCAGGTTCGGCATCTACTACAAAAGAGAGAATCCACTTCAGATAACCACGTCTCTGCTAGGCAGCGTGTGGAATGGCCGAGAGCGGACCTTTTTGGATATATAATCCAAGTCGAGAGTAGAGTTACAGGAAAAGCCGTCTGATGGAAAACGACTTTCACGTTCGGTTCAGAGAGCACTTTTTTCGTTGAGAATTCCTCGTTCCCTTTCGTGTGAATTCCCCAGCGGCGAATTTCAAACTTGTGGGGCCCTATCTATTCCATCTCTCGAGCCCCGAAGAAAACCCCCTACCCTTCGGACTCCATATATCTTTTGACTCTATATATGTGGGCACCTGATATCTATGAGGGTTCACCCACCCCGGTTACAGCATTCCTTTCTATTGCGCCTAAAATCTCTATTTCTGCTAATATTTCACGTGTTTCTATTTATGGTTCTTATGGAGCTACATTGCAACAAATCTTCTTTTTCTGCAGCATTGCTTCTATGATCTTAGGAGCACTGGCCGCCATGGCCCAAACGAAAGTAAAAAGACTTCTAGCTCATAGTTCAATTGGACATGTAGGTTATATTCGTACTGGTTTCTCATGTGGAACCATAGAAGGAATTCAATCACTACTAATTGGTATCTTTATTTATGCATCAATGACGATAGATGCATTCGCCATAGTTTTAGCATTACGGCAAACCCGTGTCAAATATATAGCTGATTTGGGCGCTCTAGCCAAAACGAATCCTATTTTGGCTATTACCTTCTCCATTACTATGTTCTCATACGCAGGAATACCCCCGTTAGCCGGCTTTTGTAGCAAATTCTATTTGTTCTTCGCCGCTTTGGGTTGTGGGGCTTACTTCCTAGCCCCAGTGGGAGTAGTGACTAGCGTTATAGGTCGTTGGGCGGCCGGAAGGTTGCCACGAGTAAGTAAGAAAGGGGGACCGAAGGCAGTTCTCCGTGCACCGGACACGTAGCTTACCGAATCCGTTGCGACACGGATGGGAATGCATGCTACGAAAGATAGGGTCGAGTCTGATACATCAACCGTCTACTCAATATCCTTGTACGAGTCCACAATGACTACACGAGATGAACCTTGGTTTGGTGAATTGAAGTTGGCCTTAGGTGTAATAGGACTCCCAGTTACTGCGCGCGATCGTATACTGAGGTGCTCCCCGCCGGTTGTTGGAACGACGCGAGCCGGGCCGGGTCTCGATTCAGAAAGATGAAGGGCCCAAAAGTCTAAATAGGGGGTGAAAAATTCCCCATCTCATTGGGGGCGGAAAACGAATCGACATCTCGATGTGATACAGCCCTTTCGATTTTAGTTGGGAAAGAACGGCGAAGTCCATCCGAACCGTCCAATGAAGAATAAGAGGAGAGCAAAGCGCCAATGGCGCGCGAAGCGCATGCGGAACGGGCACGGAGAAAAAGAAGTGTGGAGGAGAAGCAGCCGAGCTCATTCCCTTCGCTTCCTGGGCCCAAAGCAGTGCAGTCTTTCCTGGCCAAATCAAGGATTTGGGGCTTCTTGCTACGCTACAACACTATATAAATCCATTTATATTAGTAATATATATGAATAGAAAGATAGATCCATCCATCTATCCTATCCGATTTCGATTTTTCTATCTAAAAAAGAATCGATTTCATTCAACCTTTGATTCAAAGAACTGCGCTTAGCCCCCCCGCCATGAAAAGGCTCTGCTGCAATGGATGGCAGAGGGTCCGTAGTACCCGAAGCACTGGAGTGATCCAGTAGCCGGGAAGGGGCCTAGAAGTGCCTACTACTACACCACACTACACTTGGCTCTACACATTTACAGAGCTAACCCCTGTCCAGTGCCTGGCAGAGCTAAGGGGGCTTCAATCCTTACTCTTTATCCCCATCTTCGCCCAGGCTTAACGGGGCCTTACTTATTCAGGGGGGAGAGTGGAGCCTCGAAAAGCACTGTTGAGAGGAAGATCCTTGGCCCCTCTTCATTCTCTACAGGGTTCCAAACCTTTCTTCAACATAGGTGACAACGAGCCAGGCAGAGATGGAAGAGATCAAACACGGGAATAAGAAGCAAGCTCGCCTTCCTTTTTGATCATTTTGATAGAGGGGGATGAAGAAAGTGGACAAAACAGACTCGCATTTCTCATCGAACAAATACAGGAAAAGAATCATATTGAAAACGCTCCTAACCCAACCCCTTCCTTCGTAGAGCCCGTGTATTGTAAGTGATCCGAACCTGCCCGGAGCGAGCCTCCCATAGAGGCAAGTGAAGTTGGTGAGCCGTATGATGGGCAACTATCTCCTGCGGTTCGGAGAGGACTCAGCTGTTAGTTAGTACCCCCTTGGTTTCGGGGTGGACCTTTTCACTCTATTTTATTATATACGCTTAGCGAAAAGAATGTTTTTTGATACACCTAGGACATGGATTCTATATGAACCAATGGATCGTGACAAGTCGTTACTACTAGCAATGACTTCCTCTTTCATTACTTCATTCTTTCCATATCCCTCTCCTTTGTTCTCAGTTACTCATCAAATGGCACTCAGTTCATATCTTTAAGTTCGATCATTGACAAGGTTCAAAGAAAGGGTGGGCCATTGATAAAGAATCGATGGAAAACCACAATGCTAGCAGATGGCGGGCCTCCGCTTTTCTTTTCATTAATGAAACCCGCCAGTTATTATTATTATGAACTCAAATAAAAGGACAAAAAATTTGGATTTAGAAGGCTTGTTCAAAAGAAAAAAAGACGTGGGTGGCATTATGACTGGGGTGTCAGTTAGAAAGGTTCAACCAATGTTCGTTCAATCAAGCAGCATTCTTTTTTCTTAACTTAAGGAGAGGGATGAGGGAATTGTTTCTATGCTTTTCTCAGATAATGCGGGTGCGAGAGTGAAGCTATCGCGCCTAAGGCGAAAGGCTCTGTTCGGCTCGATAGGTGGCAGGCTCAGAACAAGAGGATAAAGACAAGGGGGAAGTTTAGTTATTAAGTTCCTTTATTAAGGTAAGGATAAGATAAAGAGAGGAAATAGTTATATATAACTATTATTTAGTTAGACTAGTGACCAATAGCTAAAGAAAGTGAAAGAAGTAGAATCAAGCCATTCATCTGAAAAAAGCTTTTTGCTTTATTTAAAACTTCTCGAACTAGAAAGAGAAGCCCTTTTCAGCAGGCTTCCAGCTTCAGGGGCTTGATCAGGATTCGAGGATGCTCCTTGGCTCTTTTGCTTCTTTCGAAGATCATGTCGAATCGCTCTCTCATACTCCTCATAGGTCAGCCCTGGTACCACAGAGGTCGTCGCCGCAGATGAGGGCGGATTCCAATTTGCTTCATTATCTTCTTCTTCGTCAGCGACTACTACTCGAGACCTACCCTTGTGCGAGTGACTGACGGGGGGAAGCGATGGCTCAGGGAGGGAAGGCGCAGTGCAGACTTGGTTAATCACGTAATCGTTGTGGAGTGCTGTAAGTGCACAAACTTAGCCAAGTTAGCGAGTGTGAGAACAAGAATTCGAGCATTCACTTTATCGAAAAACAGACTGACTCTCTAAAAAAGGAAAAAGCTTCAGAGTCTTCTCAGGAAGCTTGCCCGCGGCCAAGATAGGGAATTGCTTCCGCAGAAAGGC
This DNA window, taken from Capsicum annuum cultivar Jeju mitochondrion, complete genome, encodes the following:
- the nad2 gene encoding NADH dehydrogenase subunit 2; translated protein: MFNLFLAVSPEIFIINATFILLIHGVVFSTSKKYDYPPLVSNVGWLGLLSVLITLLLLAAGAPLLTIAHLFWNNLFRRDNLTYFCQILLLLSTAGTISMCFNSFEQERFDAFESIVLIPLPTRGMLFMISAYDSIAMYLAIEPQSLCFYVIAASKRKSEFSTEAGSKYLILGAFPSGILLFGCSMIYGSTGATHFDQLAKILTGYEITGARSSGIFMGILFIAVGSLFKITAVPFHMWAPDIYEGSPTPVTAFLSIAPKISISANISRVSIYGSYGATLQQIFFFCSIASMILGALAAMAQTKVKRLLAHSSIGHVGYIRTGFSCGTIEGIQSLLIGIFIYASMTIDAFAIVLALRQTRVKYIADLGALAKTNPILAITFSITMFSYAGIPPLAGFCSKFYLFFAALGCGAYFLAPVGVVTSVIGRFYYIRLAKRMFFDTPRTWILYEPMDRDKSLLLAMTSSFITSFFPYPSPLFSVTHQMALSSYL